cacgtaatacatgtagaacggttagcgtttaaataattgagtagtgtgttcgattgtgatttagataagtaacgtatgtaacacccaaaagtgctaaagcaaaaagggttcgagtaacgtatgtaacacccaaaagtgcatatcGATTCATTTGGCCCTAATTTTACATTTCTTAGTTTGTTTTTGCACTCATTTCATGTTTCCTTTTATTCATTTTTTTGCGCTATCTGAATTCGTTGGAGCAAAAGGGAAACTTTTTAGGACTGTTGACAAATTGGTTCTTGTTCAAGTTAAAATTGGGATATGCCACAAGTGGTGCACTCATGATGTAGCTCTTTCTTGGTGAGGTGTCTGGGAAGGCGAGCAACTGTCGGTTGTTTTCCTCTCCTTCGTTTCTTAGGTGGGTTGATACCTAGCCTCCTACTCACCTCGAGACGGGGGACTTGTTATCACTTCTCGGTTTTGATTGTTTCCAATGGGCTCTGCCAAAGGTAGGAGCATGGTATCTAGTGCTTCTGAAGGGGATGTTGGCTCCACCTCGTCAAATGGAGTGTGGCTATACCCCTTAGAAACTTCCACGAGTGTAAAGATGGCAAGCCTAGGTCTTCTGGGTATAACAGATTGATCGCGCATTTTCAGCAATTTCATTTTAAAGATAATCGTAAAGAATCCCTTCAGGATGCGCTTTACAAGGATTTAGACTTGTTTTCGAATGTTGGGGAAACCCTGCGGGTTTTTGGATATTGGTTGTATGGGAGGTTCATGAAGACACACACACTTAGTAGGGGGTGTCATCATCCTGATGGTGTTTTCATGTTCTATAGGAAATTCGGGTCTGATGAGGATTTTGTCGTGGGGATTCCAAGGCCCCAAGATCCTGGGATGGTTTTTGAGCTTAGCACCCCGCCGGGAGTGATGGGAGATGTCGCTCTCCTTGAACGTGTTTTCTCTCTTCCGGTTCGAACTGTTAAGAGCATCCCCCAAGCTGTCGTTTGGCATTTGCACAAGCTTTGACAGGTGCCATCCATAAAGTAGTAGCTTCTCCTAGGACTGTTGAAAGCTGGGTCAAACTCTTGCTCTTACCCCGTTGTACCCTTAAGGTGGTTAAGCCATCTTCCAGGCAAGAGCGAAGATCGGGTAATCGAAAGTCCTTGCAATGTGATAGTATTTTGCGGGCCATAGCTATGTGGAAGGAGGGCCCTGGTTTTGAGGTTTTAGTCAATTCCCTCCTTGCCGATAGTGGAGAAGGGGTCGTGCATGGGGGGGGGGAGGTACACCGGGAGATAGCTGTGGAGGTTAGCCCGAACATCAAGCAATGTCTCAGGAAAGTAAGTGATGGTCACTTCACTGCTGCAGTTAAGGTGTTGTGTTCCAGTGGGGTTGCTCCTCGGGGGGAATCTACCATGCAATCCCTTATAGACAAACACCCCTTCGTGCCGCCCCGAACCTCCCTTCAACCCCTCTTTCCCAACTTGCATTATCCGTGAATGAAGACTGCGTACACAAGTGTGTGAAATCTTTCCCGAAAGGGACATCTTGTGGTCGAGATGGCCTCCGGGCCCAACACCTGTTGGACGCTCTTAGCGGCGAGGGTCGGCGACTGCTTTGGGACTGCTTACTGCCATCACTGAAGTGGTTAACCTTTGGCTAGGGGGGTTATGTCCAAAGGTGCTCGCGGATTTTTTTGCTTCGGCCCCCCTAACCCCTTTGTTGAAGCCTGATAATGGAATTCGCCCCATTGCTGTGGGGGCAATTTGGAGAAGATTGGTCTCCAAAGTAGCCATGAAGAAAGTTGGGAAAGAACCTTTTAAGTACTTGGGGGACTACCAATTTGGGGTGGGGGTCCCCAATGGGGCAGAGGTAGTGCTACATAGTGCTAACAGGTTTCTTAATTCTTTTCATTCAGATGGCTCGCTGGCCATGCTTACGGTTGATTTTTCCAACGCTTTCAACTTAGTTGACCGTTCGGTTTTACTTCGCGAGGTCCATCGCTATTGCCCCTCCATATTCCCGTGGGTTCAATTTCTCTATGCTCAGCCTGCTAGGCTATACGTGGGGAATGACCGCATCGGGGCATTCACGGGGGTCTAGCAAAGGGATCCCTTGGGACCTTTGCTTTTTGCCCTAGCCTTACACCCCTTAGTGCTTATGGTGCAAGAAAACTGCAAACTCCCCTTCCATGCCTGGTACTTGGATGACGGAACGGTTACCGGGGACGCTGTTCAGGTTGCTAAAGCTCTTGACATTATCGGTTCGGAGGGTCCAGCCTTGGGGCTAcaacttaatattaaaaaaacgGAGATATTTTGGCCGACATGCAACGGGGTGAAGGTTCGGCCAGGGCTTTTTCCCAGTGAGGTTGGGAGGCCGGAGAGAGGTGTCAAACTTCTAGGAGGGGCAGTCAGCCGTGATGCCAGTTTTATTAGTGGTCTAGCGGCTAAGAGGGCAACGCGAGCTGTTGACATTATGGGACACCTTTCCTTGTTGCGGGATCCTCAAAGCGAACTCCTCTTGCTTAGATCTTGTATGGGGGTTGAAAAGTTGCTATTTGGTTTGCGAACTTGCCAGCCCCCCTTTGTGGATGATGCTGTTTGTTGTTTTGATAAAGGTTTTCGGGAGGCAATAGAAGACATTGTCGTATGTGGGGGGCCATTTTTTGGTGAACTCCAGTGGCGGATCGCAACCTTGCCGATGCGGCTTGGTGGGTTGGGCCTTCTCTCGGCTCGGGATGTGTCTGCCTATGCCTTTGTGGCTTCCAGGTCTCAATCTTGGGAGTTGCAGGACCACATCTTACGTAACAGTGGGGTTGCTAACACTGACCCAGATTATGCCAGCGCCTTGGAACGCTTGCATGAATCTCTACCTGACTTTGATCTTGGCGGTTTCTCTAACAAGGACACCGcccccaaaaagccacagaaaactttggcgaatgcccTTTGTTGTCGAATCGCACAATGTTTGGGAGAAGATTTCCATTTGTCCCCATGCCAGAAAGCCGTCATTGAATGCTTACAGAGGCCTCATGCTCAGGATTTTTTAACTGTTATTCCTATTGAAGGTCTGGGTCAACGTATGTCAGCGGTGGAGTACCGGTCAATCCTTAAGTATCGTCAGATGATCCCCATGTTCCCGAATGATGAAACTTGCCCAGTCTGCCGTAAAGAATGCCTGGATAAATACGGGGAACATGCGTTACACTGTAGAGAGTTGCCGGGGTTTAAGTATCGCCATGACTTTGTTCGAGACGCGTTAATGGATATTCTCAGACGAGCAGGGATCTTGGCAAAGAAAGAGGAACCGGTTAATTTTCTTATAGACCCGACGGAGGGGAGGTCCACCCTACGCCCAGCTGACGTGCTAGTTTTTGGTTGGGAgggcgggaaacatgcttgtgtcgatctcacaggtgtatccccCCTAGCCAGGTTTCGGGAAAATGGGTTTGTGACGGGGCAAGCGGTACTGAAAGCAGAGTCAAAGAAAgtggaaaagcacgcgaaagcttgtgaggataatcagcatgcctttgtccccctggcgtttgacacgttTGGCTCCTTGGCGTCGGAGGCAGTTCGGTTCTTGGCTAGAGTTCATCGTGTGGTCCACAgtaacttttcgacccctcaggaGCGAGGCTTTATTTTTAGTAGACTAGGATTTTCTATTCAGAAGGGGATGGCGGCGCaatttgttgctcgtctacctgcatGTAATTTGCCCTGGTGATTGGAATGAATTTAGTTTGATTATTGTTTggcaataaatatatatatatatatatatatatatatatatatatatatatatatatatatatatatatatatatatatatatatatatatatatatatatatatatatatatatataggctaggagttggccagaaagtccaaatttcctaaaaagtgtaaaaagtcataaaacaccataatgtcaaccataaaacacaccaaaaacccacaaataatatgatgaagattactaaaacatcatgtatgtgggttttgtgttgtgttttagatgttaaggctctgattgtggaatgacaaatattattgtgttttatgttgtttagcattgtgtgttttatattcatagttctacgatggtgtgtttgaagtttttatggactattagagtttgaatatggtgttttaataatattcattctattatttgtgagttttaggtgtgttttatgcctgaaattattgtgttttatgactttttacactttttaggaaaaacacactttccgtaggatccccactctaactctatatctatatatatataagggaccgctaaaatgaaaaccaccagttggaccaaatttttttttcataaacgtagatatgtgtattataaacacatttgtaaaaaaaaatttcaaaaaaaaaaaaaaaatgtcgtgtgtgtagttttgagcaccacaagtttgtttttacgggtaccgtaaattttaaaatttacggtacccgtaaaaacaaacttgtggtgctcaaaagtatactcacgacattttttttacaaatgtgtttataatacacgcatctacgtttatgaaaaaaattttggtccaactcgccccggatcaaaaagttctcatgattcttacaactggaggtggttttcattttagcggtcccttTTTTTTAAAGgaattttagcgatcccctatatatatatatatatatatatatatactacattaataagcatataggaaggaCAAGAATGGTCATTTTCCACTTTACAAGTCTTTAAAGCATATTGTACAACCAATTAAAACACAAATGTTGAATCTGATAAACCAACAAAATTTTGGGCGGCCGCGTACATCAAAATTTTGGGCGGGCCAAACTTTGGCAGTTCAAAATTTTcattgaaaattcaaactgcaCTCACTTAAATCACGtgtatctctttctctctccttcattctctcaaaaccctaaaatcCATAGTCGCTCCCCTCTCCTCCTCTTTGCACATACAAGCCAGTACAAGCACACACGTTTTTGTGGAAATCAGAAGCATAAAGCTTTGGTGTGGTTGCAATCGATGGGAAAAAGATCGAGGTAGGTTTATTTTTTTCCTGCTGAATGTTTTCTATTGTTTGATGGAAAGGAATCCAACAAGGCATACTTAATCAAGGCTTATGCTTTTGCATTTCTTAGGTGTAACCGCTGGATTTCATATAGATCTGGTGGCGATGACTAGATTGATGAGGTTTTGGTTGGAATTCACGACTGGATGCTTAAGTTTAGGAAAACAAGGGTTTGGTAAGTCAAGCTTTCTATAACAACAAGGTAAGAACTAATACcagtaaaataatttattttctTTGATTTCAGGTATAATAAGGTTTTGGTTGCTGTTTTTCAGAAGTAGAAGGTGGAGGTGCTTCTAGGCCCCAACTGGTTAATATTTGATTAGTTTTTTAATGGGTGTCAAAAGCTTAATTGCTGACcatttaagtttatatatatattcggTTTTGATTTCTAAAGGAATGTTTGGTTGGGACAGGGTCATGGGTTTCGAAGTGATCTATTTAAGATGGTTGCAGATATGAAGCCTGCATTTATCAGATTTCCAGGTTTACCTATACTATataagaagatgaagagagataGGTTGAGATGGTTTCCGTGCTCTGGAacttcaaagaagaagaagatgaagatatgGGGATGGTTTCCATGCTCTGGAACCTCAAAGAAGATGAAGAGGTTTGCTGTGTAATTTGTTCCGAAAGCCTACttggtttttagttttttttctttaaGTTACTCTTTACCATATAGTTTTTGTTCTTCACTCTTTACCATATAgtttttgttcttcataatattAGCTATCACCTATGAGCTTCAGAGGATGGAAAAAGGAAAAAGTGTTTCATAGAGAGTTGACTACTTGACTTGGTCAAGGTACGACATGTTTCATGGATTGTTTAAATGCTTTTATAGATTATTTTAAATTTGAATCTAGACAAGGCATTTATCTTTTAGATTTTTTGTTGTTTTAATTTAATTTGATTCTTGATACCACTTACAGTACCATTTTGGCTCCATTCTGTTGGGTTCTTAAGATTGCTTCTTAACATTGCTTATTCAGTTGATATCAATAAAATTCCACTCATGCTGGGAATTCTTTCTAAAGAGTAAGCATTTTATAAATGACTTGATTATATTATCTTTAACAAGTTAATTTATTAACCAAACAATGTTcctttttgtgtttgttttttgttcttcataatattAGCTATcacctgtaaatgaaccgaacgaacacggacagtcgtgttcgttcatttaactttaagcGAACACGAACATGAATATATAATcgatttttttgttcgtgttagttcattaagaaaatggacatgttcgtgttcgtttatggtCGGTCATTTGAACCGGAAATGGGGAGCTTAACAACGGTTGCTGCTGCTCACATGAGTTCCGGGAAGCTGTTGCTTCATGTATCTCGGAACTTAAACTCTTTTAACAAAATTGGAGCAACTTTTGTTGACGTTGTCCGTTTTTTAACGCTAGCTATAATCTCTTTCTCACCCTCTCCCTATCTACCTTTATTCATGATCCAGTGTATTTGTGCTTGTATATGCTAAATTGTGTTTTATGACTGATCATTTGTTTTTAAAGGATCGGTTTAAATTGGAATCTTCTAGATCTTCCGAATTTTGTGACTGAATTATGTAATCTGTTTCTGTTGAATAAGTACTGAATTTTGTGATATGGTGATCGAGGAGGCTTCAAGTGAATCGGATATTGATAATTTGTAGTTGATTAGTGAAGTTAGAGGCTAAGAGTGGTTCTGTGAATTAATTGGTGGTTTGCGTGTTAAAGCTATATAAGAACTTATGTATAGAAGAGATAGATTGAAAAGATGCAAAAATTCAAACTAGAGTTGTCAACCTTGACTGGTTATTCATATTTGTGCTCCTGGTTGCCCTGCTGAATGATCCATGCTCCAAACAATAAGCCATTTCTTTTAGTTACATGTGACTGATTGgttatgtttttgttttgtttttcggTGAAGTCGGTTATTGACAAGGAAATGAGAGGGGATTATTTGGGATCGATGGTTCAGGTTGTGCCACATATTACAGATGCTATTCAAGATTGGAACGAACGGGTCGCAGCTATACCTGTTGATGGAAAAGAAGGTCCACCTGATGTATGTGTCATTGAGTTGGGGggtataagtttttttttttgtgttcatacatgtttttttggttattttattaaaaaaattaatttttttattgtagGAGATATTGAATCTATGTCGTTTATCAAAGCGCTTGGACAGTTCTCTTACTGCGTTGGTAAAATATATGCATATTCTTTGACTCATGAAGGATGAACAGAAAGTCAGAAACAAAAGTTTATAATTTATGTTGTATTTATTAGGTGCTGGAAACTTTTgactttttttctttttgcagGAGTCCGGATCAAAACCGGTGTCGGAAGAGGCGGGTTCGTGAAGGACATGTATGTAAAAGGGTTCACCATGCACACCATGAAATGGGCGTTTTGGATGATGGGTAACTACGGGTCGCACCTTGATGACAAATGGGACCCGAATGCGATCCCCATTATCTAAAACATAAACTACCGAGACATGGTGGCGGGAAATGTCACCATGGCGGCTAGATTGGAGGGGAGGTGATCCTTTTACGGGGATTTGTATATCGAATGTGACTATTGGAATGTCACAGTTTGCAAAGAAACCGATATGGAACTGTACCGATGTCGAGGGGGTGTCGAGTGATGTGACACCGCAGCCTTGTGCCGCGTTGCCACCGGTACAGGGTGGAAAAGCTTGTGATTTTCCGAAGGAGAAGTTGCCAGTTGAAGATGTTAAAGTTCATATGTGTTATTATAAACCAAACTACATTTGAAATGTAAACTTTTGATTTCAGTATGGCTTGGTATGAATGTATGTATACTTTTATTTCAACTTCATTttaatcaaaatttgaattcagATAAAGATGGTTGAAACTAAAATGTGATGAAGTACATATGATTATAAAATTCATTCAGAAAGCTACAAGTTAAATAATCAAACAATAGTTGCTTTGTACACAATTATTAACTTACATAATAGGTGAAATCTGCCTTATCTACCTTTCTTTTGTTGGGAGAAGGCAACTGCCATATATGTATTAGTTTCCTGTGATAAGGCATTTGTGTAATTCATGTCTACTTGAAAGGCATTTGTGATATTTATCTTCATTCCATACAACAGAAACATTAATTATAGTTACtaaaagattttaaacatcaaagttttttttaactaaaatCCCATATCTTTACTGATTAGCCAATTTAAAGATTTTTGTTTGAATTTTGTATTGTATATTTAAACATCAAAGTTTTTTTAACTGAAATCTCATATCTTTACTCATTAATTATATTTTGGGTTGAACGTTTTAGCTTGTTAGAAAAAACAATCCAAGGCGAATTGGTTTGATTAATTTTGAGCTTTTGGTTGGCTTGGCGCAGCTCGGTTTGTTTACATCCTTATAAAACTCTTTAAATCCCCATGACAGGTTTTGAAGTACCTTAACCGAAAATTTAGATTTTAGTTATGACCTAACTGTACCGAACCTTCTCATGCACACCCTTAGAATTactaacaagtgttgtgttttccgTTGCATCGCGAATTCGGTTTTGATTACGGCTCAAAACCGAACcgccccgtacatagccctaaactcacaaacctaagtgatatgtttcccgccgcatcgcgcgggtaaacgactagtatatatatatatatatatatatatatatatatatatatatatatatatatatatatatatatatatatatatatatatatatatatatatatatatatatatatatatataggggaccgctagaatgagaaccaccccgagttgtaagaaccacgagaaccacacCATTCGGGTCGCCGttcaccacgatttttttttacaactagatgtgtgtattataaacacatccgtaaaaaaaaattttaaacgccgcgcccgagggggtagttttttacaccacaagtttggtgtttttatttttttcttttttcttttttttacaccaaacttgtggtgtaaaaaactaccccctcgggcgcggcgtttaaaatttttttttacggatgtgtttataatacacacatctagttgtaaaaaacaatcgtggtaaacggcgacccggatggtgtggttctcgcggttcttacaactcggggtggttcttgtaggatcgtttcgcgacctaaatgagtcgatcagaggcgttttcgtcaattacaggtgcggaaaacaagtaattaacgtaggaatagcttgcgattcaatttaaactctttctgtattgatttgacagcaattacaatcagttctcgatccggcagcacttcggtacgagattcaacaCCCACAAACTGAAACCGCTCCaaggctatttataggcctttgggatcgcttattggacaggcccaataagcgatccagacatgtgacacatgagcggttcTACACTTGTTCATTCGAGCGGTCCATGTTaactgtccgttcgagcggtccaaacactaatgggcctaatgagcgatccaacaaGCCTAATTCTATACAATCTCacaatttctcgtatttcgtgcccagatctaacatcctaagtctatgactcgatacaagacggaatcagcagatgtagtgcaccaacggactccccctcagatgttgatggagtcgactatcgagtcacaacaatgctatgtcttcacatcttcattcttgatcagtctttgggcttctctctctctatcttcagactccccctctcgatttactggtattcctttgttctttagtaacatcttcaggatcgttgtctggctttccgtctaacagcttctcatcttatcctgcataagctctacctcaaagtaaacttcttttacatatatatttcaaacatacaaccctgcaccaattcagactctctttcaaaacaaacacagattttgatgaaccacttgaaaatatgacgtttttcttatcaaaacaaacacaaacacccaaaccaattgttcatcatgtttagcacttcgaattttgaaaatcagcttttcaatatcagtcgtctaaaatctttttgactttttcaaaaatttatgctaaaacacactgaaaatctttttggatttttgaataaaagaaaattgaaatgcaataacagaaaatatttacagacaatatttttgtgagctcgtgcaagaggatcatatcagtttttgagacatatcattaacaccgttaagctttaaacattctcagttctaaacaatttacctagattgtcagtatgtttgtccacttaaattttcacacatacttcaattgattcgagatacgatattaatgttttagagacttaaacttaattgtgtatcactccacttgaatatactcctgtatccagatcccaaatattcagtcttacaggtgagtataccacagatgatatctgtaaaggggtagatgcgaaaccgtgagagctcaggtcagaacttccgttcagcagagagatgacggctcgacttttggtgggtcccctttagaggatcttttttacaacagcaaagattatcaattttattgtttaaccaatttgctgagggcggcgcttatgtttcaaagctttagcagaaagtattatccggggactaggtcagaacttccattcagcagaagtcccgggataatacctcagatatcactgagtataaagac
This is a stretch of genomic DNA from Helianthus annuus cultivar XRQ/B chromosome 16, HanXRQr2.0-SUNRISE, whole genome shotgun sequence. It encodes these proteins:
- the LOC110918020 gene encoding CTP synthase-like, whose amino-acid sequence is MFLFCFSVKSVIDKEMRGDYLGSMVQVVPHITDAIQDWNERVAAIPVDGKEGPPDEILNLCRLSKRLDSSLTALESGSKPVSEEAGS